The genomic region TTTAACACCATACAAGAGCAGAAGTGCGGTCAACTACATTAAAAATTTTATATGCACTTGACGAATATTCGATTAATTTGTATATATAGCGCAATCAAAATATAAAGTTCCCTGATGCGTTGCATCAGTGAATCCCGCGCCTCTAGATTTTAAGGACGATTTTATGAAGAAATTGAAACCGATTATTTTTACAGCGGTTACTACTTTTTTGCTAGTATTGCTATCTTGTAAAAACAACTATATACCAGATATTAAAACCGAACAGAAGATGAAACAGGATGTGCCTGTTACAAGCGTTATTCTCTCCCCCGATGAAACCGGCATTTCGCTAGTAAAAGGCGTTACCCGGCAAATCAACGCGCATGTTGAGCCCAAAAATGCATCGGATCAAGGTCTCTCATACGTTTCGGATAACGCAACAGTTGCCTCCGTAGATGCCAACGGGTTGATCAGCACACATAGCGTAGGAAGTGCAAACATTACCATAACAGCATCGGACAGTGTTTCAAAAACGGTAAAATTAATCGTTACGGCAGCTCCGGTACCCGTTGCGTCGATTGAATTCGAGGAGCAGTCTGCAAACCCGGTCGAGATGGTTATCGGAGATACGCTGGTAATTAAGGCAACAGCAAAGCCTGATAATGCAACGGAGAAAGAGCTTATCTATACTGCGGACAACGATAATGTATATTTTTCTGAACGCGATACGGTAAGAGCGCTCAAAGATGGTTCCGTAACTATAACCGTAACATCTAAAAGCCGACCTATCGTTTCAAAAACGATTACACTTGAAATTAAAAAAAAGCCGGAAATTAGATATGAAGCTGTCCAAGCGATTCAGCTTGGAAGCGCCGGCGGCATATGCACATTTACCATAAAGACATTGAACGGTAAATTGGATTATGAACCACGCTTTACGTCGAATAATATTCCGTGGATTACGGGCTCTCCGACAATCAGTTCTCGAACCGATTCCGATCAGGATACTATTTCGTTTACCTGTCTGGAAAATAAAAGTGTGTGGGACAGACGTGCTTATGTACGATTTTGGGATAAAACGGCAAACTCCTATGTTAAAAATGCAGACGGTAAGGATTTAACCGTAAATATCATACAAAAAAGAAATGATGATCCTGCACTTATTCACTATAAGTGGGTTAAAGGTATTAATGCGCCTACTGCCGATCAAAAAGAAACGATGCCGATAATCCAGGATAGTAATCCTACAGGCAATTATTACGAGCAGCCGTATGTGTTCAAATGGAATGAAACTACCGGTACAAACTTTTACAATGCACGGAAATTAGACAAGTTGTATGTACAAGGTGTATTTCCTGGCGATTATTTTTTAATAAAAGGTATAAACAATAAACAAATACAAGGAAAAGATCTTAGCCAATGCTGGGCCAAAACTGCTTCCAATATGCTGCATTGGTGGTTTGAACAAAATAAAGGATATATTGATGATTATACGCAAAAAGCCGCCATTGAAGAGTGGAAACGGCCTTTATATAAGCATGGTTATATCAGAGGTTTAACGGACGATAAGGAAGGCAAAAAAAGCGATATAGCCAATATCTTTAGAGCATATACCCATAACAAGTCTTATGGCGGTTA from Treponema vincentii harbors:
- a CDS encoding IdeS/Mac family cysteine endopeptidase (This family includes IgM or IgG-cleaving cysteine proteases.); protein product: MKKLKPIIFTAVTTFLLVLLSCKNNYIPDIKTEQKMKQDVPVTSVILSPDETGISLVKGVTRQINAHVEPKNASDQGLSYVSDNATVASVDANGLISTHSVGSANITITASDSVSKTVKLIVTAAPVPVASIEFEEQSANPVEMVIGDTLVIKATAKPDNATEKELIYTADNDNVYFSERDTVRALKDGSVTITVTSKSRPIVSKTITLEIKKKPEIRYEAVQAIQLGSAGGICTFTIKTLNGKLDYEPRFTSNNIPWITGSPTISSRTDSDQDTISFTCLENKSVWDRRAYVRFWDKTANSYVKNADGKDLTVNIIQKRNDDPALIHYKWVKGINAPTADQKETMPIIQDSNPTGNYYEQPYVFKWNETTGTNFYNARKLDKLYVQGVFPGDYFLIKGINNKQIQGKDLSQCWAKTASNMLHWWFEQNKGYIDDYTQKAAIEEWKRPLYKHGYIRGLTDDKEGKKSDIANIFRAYTHNKSYGGYIEDGLTWYLYKRDGQKTLGSIYPGLFNDVFTFDTRPINTERCETKEEFERIMNEAFDNGRAIGLFWKGSKGRLYQHAVTCWGAAYDGEDNIICLYIAESNLTEAALYPYGVHYRGNIYDEPDENRTYMYNYYLSKLEDIYIDSITTLDLGEKQWKDWLSKH